A single region of the Halonatronomonas betaini genome encodes:
- a CDS encoding DUF2207 domain-containing protein translates to MKKRIIFVSLILILVSVLSLNINQVAAEQVYRIENYLIEMEINSDGDFIITEEIEYNFIEGEFSTAYREVPGRGFAEIDFIAISSVDRQLINYNVSDGSSLEVDWEYPETTGLATFRIEYAGRAGLISSDGRNIVDWQALGTDWDVPVENARVIISLPEEPDGIEFIDGGEPDSISYADLYFERENIEPGEGWRINFSFSEQISMPERASIRDYSAWLIGLLIIALILVIYRIVDSYKLMKPDYNNVKLLDDEIIQYNNLSFLEKLLLYDYKGAKGPRMLAALIFYLGKLNLIQLRVDIKDKFFGGEKAEIKLALPEEMTETEEIDDLKVLSELFDEIGDNEKKLEKVITKSSLWRKIVDKYKEKAEVKAWKSNYRKSIRSTSLLIGLLLMAISIGMFLDFVISDRVITFLPAVFTGILAIGEFIRYAVILPLTDTAIKIREKIDNEIDERRERLEELVETDSLAALKLILSNLAWLLADDKMTGSKFKKYRKEIEKNISDKEAESLEVPHWLAVDGLEGALKAIEVVEYTMIAVYAAVASTSASSGGAGGGAGGGGGGAG, encoded by the coding sequence TTGAAGAAGAGAATAATTTTTGTCAGCCTGATCTTAATATTAGTATCTGTCTTATCTTTAAATATTAATCAAGTAGCTGCAGAGCAGGTTTACAGGATTGAAAATTATTTAATTGAGATGGAAATCAATTCAGATGGAGATTTTATAATAACTGAAGAGATTGAGTATAATTTTATAGAAGGTGAATTTTCAACTGCTTACCGTGAGGTTCCGGGTAGAGGATTCGCAGAGATAGATTTTATTGCAATTAGTTCAGTCGATAGACAATTAATCAATTATAATGTTAGCGATGGCTCTTCACTTGAGGTTGACTGGGAATACCCTGAAACAACCGGATTAGCTACTTTTAGAATTGAATATGCCGGCAGGGCCGGGTTAATTAGCAGTGATGGCAGGAATATAGTGGACTGGCAGGCCTTGGGCACTGACTGGGATGTGCCAGTCGAGAATGCCAGGGTGATAATTAGTCTGCCAGAGGAGCCTGATGGCATTGAGTTCATTGATGGCGGCGAACCTGATAGTATTTCATACGCCGATTTATATTTTGAAAGAGAGAATATTGAGCCTGGTGAAGGCTGGCGCATAAATTTTAGTTTTAGCGAACAGATTTCCATGCCTGAAAGAGCTTCAATCCGGGATTATTCTGCCTGGTTGATTGGATTATTGATAATCGCCCTGATTCTCGTCATTTACCGGATAGTTGATAGTTATAAACTGATGAAACCAGATTATAATAATGTAAAACTCCTGGATGATGAAATTATTCAATACAATAATTTAAGTTTTCTTGAAAAACTTTTGCTCTATGATTATAAAGGTGCTAAGGGACCAAGAATGCTGGCAGCATTGATCTTTTATCTTGGCAAACTAAACCTTATCCAGTTAAGAGTTGATATTAAGGATAAGTTTTTTGGTGGCGAAAAAGCTGAAATCAAATTGGCTTTACCTGAAGAGATGACTGAAACAGAAGAGATTGATGATTTAAAGGTTTTAAGCGAACTTTTCGATGAAATAGGCGATAATGAAAAGAAACTAGAAAAAGTAATTACAAAGAGTTCTCTCTGGCGAAAGATTGTTGATAAATATAAAGAGAAGGCAGAGGTTAAAGCCTGGAAATCTAATTACAGAAAAAGTATCAGGAGCACCAGTCTGCTAATAGGCTTGCTTTTAATGGCAATCTCGATTGGCATGTTTCTGGATTTTGTAATCAGTGATCGGGTGATCACATTTCTGCCAGCAGTCTTTACTGGAATACTGGCAATAGGTGAGTTCATTCGCTATGCAGTGATTCTGCCTCTAACCGATACAGCTATTAAGATTAGAGAGAAGATAGATAATGAGATCGATGAACGCCGGGAAAGACTGGAAGAACTTGTTGAAACTGATAGTCTGGCTGCCCTTAAATTGATATTAAGCAATCTTGCCTGGCTTTTAGCCGATGATAAGATGACTGGCAGCAAATTCAAAAAATATAGAAAAGAAATTGAAAAGAATATCAGTGATAAAGAGGCTGAATCACTGGAAGTTCCACACTGGCTGGCAGTTGATGGTCTGGAAGGAGCTTTAAAAGCTATTGAGGTTGTTGAATATACGATGATAGCGGTTTATGCTGCGGTTGCATCCACATCAGCTTCATCCGGCGGTGCTGGCGGAGGTGCTGGTGGCGGTGGAGGCGGAGCCGGTTAA